The window GATTCTTTGCGATCTCACTGCATGCCGCAAGTGCGGCGAGTCCCATCTGTCCATGGATTTGATCGCGACCTGATTCCTGGTTCTGACCGTGGGGGTGAATGTAGTGGGTAAGGGAGCCGTTCCCTTTGCCATTGAGGTAATAGGCAAGGGCTTCGTTGAACATATCGTGGCGGTTGCAGAATACGGAGATCGCCATCATCGTGGCCATCATGCTGGCATCCCAGTTTCCATTGAACTCCGGTTTGAAACCCTGAAGGCGGGGATAGAAGACGGCGACAAGCATTTGTCTGAATTTCTCGGCGGATTCTTGCGGCCAGCCGGCAGAACTACCGTCAGGTTGACGGTAATGCGCCAGCAGCTCTGCGGCACTGGCGTATTTGCCGCCAGTGAAACCAGCGGTGACCTTTCCCTGGTCTTGCCGACCGATCTCGATGGCCTGAAGTTTGCTGCCAGCGGCATCGAGGATCTGGATCGCTTTGTCGGCGTGGGCCTTGTTGCCGGTGAGGCTCCAGAGTAGCGCGTGGCCATAGGCTGCCGTTGCATCCTTCATGAGGTAGCCGACGGTCTTGTCGTGAGGGTTGATTACTGGAGTGATCTTGGGTTGGTAGTCCAGGGCGGTGTATTCGCTGGCTTGTAAAGCCTTCAGCGCGGAGGTCCAGGGTTCTTCTCCGGCGGCAAGATGCTTGCGGATCTGGTCAAGTTCCGCCTGGGTGTGCAGAATGCCAGGGTGGACGAAAGCCTGATTGGCAGGCAATTCCAGGGCCGGAAGGGGCTCTCCCGGCGCGGCGGGGCCCGTATAGTTTGTATCAAGGTACGCGGGCTTTTTCACTCCCTCGGTCTGCGCAAGGCACACGCTGGCAAAACACGCGGAAAGAGTAAGGCAATACAGTGTTGAGGATTTCATGGGAGGTTGTCTGCCGGAGGCTGGCGGACGATATTTTACCGGAAAGCGATTTCCGAGGTTAAGTCGCGCGGTCGTAAATTTCCAGGGTCACCTTGGCAGAAACCGGATCTCCCCGGAGGAAAGCGGCGATGTTGTGCAATGCAAGCTCCCCGCAGCGGGGGAACTGGTCTGCAGTCGGGCCTGCGATATGGGGAGACTTTACGATGCTGTCGACGGCGTGAAGTGGTGAATCGGGCGCGATGGGATCGACCTGATAAACGTCGAGCGCGGCGTATAATCTACCGGAGGCGGCGAGATCAGCAATGGCTGTCTCATCGGCGATAGCACCCCGGCCGACATTGACGAATAGTGCGCCGGGGGGCATCAGCTCCATGATCGTGCGGGAGACTGTGCCGATCGTGCGGGCGTTGAGAGCCTCGCAGTCGACGATGATTTCATTTGATGCGAAAAGCATCTCCAGGCTTTCACATGGGGCGACGTCGTACTCGGTGAAGTAAGATAAGGGTACGCCGGTCGAAAAGGCGGAGACACGAGCGGCAAACGGGCGGAGGAGTTGCACGAGGGATCGTGCGACGTTTCCAAAACCATGGATGCCAACCCGCTTCCCATACAGGGTACGGGTTCGAATCGGGGAGGGCTGCCAGCGTCTTTTGCCCGCGATAATATCGGGCCACTCGGGCGTGCGGCGAAGGCCGGAGAGGATAAGAAGCAGGGCGTGTTCCGCAACCGTGTCGGCGGCGAGAGTTCCCCAGTTTGTCACGAGCAATCCCTGCTCGAGAAGTTCGCGTGGAATAAGGTTACGTACCGAGCCACTCGCATGGCAGACATACTGGAGGGTGGGAACCTCCGCGAGAGTTTCCTTTGGAAACGGAGGCGTCGACCAGCTGGTGACTGCCACTTGAGGAGCAATGCTCCTCAGGAGTGAGAGATCGAGATATCCATCACGCTCCGCCTCGGCAGCATCGAAGATTTCAGCTCCAGGCAGTGAAAAACCAACTGGGAAAAACAGGTCGCTTTCCTTCTTGTTGATCAACAACGCGACTCGGCCGCTGGCAGCGGCCTGCGGGTTGCGATCGGAGGTCAGGGTCTGGAGCATCGAACTCTCCTAATAAGCCTCGCTCTCGGATCGGTCGCGAGAGTCAATCAAGTCAAACTGTTGATCGCTGCGAACAGTTTCGGTCGATAATTTATCTTGGGTGGAGCTAGTGAAGGGTTGACTTGCCATTGGTTCAGCTCAAACTGTTGACATGATCCAGCGAGTAACCTTGCGCGATATCGCGAAGGAGGTGGGCGTGCATTACAGCACAGTCAGCATGGCCCTGCGGGACAACCCCCGGATTTCCTCGGAAGTCAAAGCCCACATCAAGGCCGTGGCGGATCGTCTTGGCTATGTCCCTGACGCTGCGTTGTCAGCGCTGAATGCCTATCGGAAGGCTAAGCTTCAGGCGCATTATCAGTCGACAATAGCCTGGATCGATAACTGGTCCGGCGAATATCGTCTGCGCGATCAGCCGACGTTTGATGAATATTTTCGGGGGGCTTCCGAGCGGGCGAGGGAGCTCGGATACAATGTGGAGGAGTTCAGTCTCAAGAGAGATAAACTCACGCCTGACCAGCTTTCCCGAATCCTGCGAAGCCGCGGGATTCGCGGGCTGCTGCTTGCGCCCCAGCCCTCGGCCGGGACATGGCTGCAGCTGGCATACGAGTGGTTTTCTGTCATCACATTTGGCTACAGTCTGTATCCTCGTATTTTCAACCTGGTGACGAATCATCAGATTCACTCCGCCAATCTCGCTTTTGCGACGCTGAAGGATCTGGGCTACAAGCGTATCGGCTTATATGTGCATAAGGATCACGATGACAAAGTGGAGAACGCCTATTCCATCAGTCATTGGCTGTATCACAAGAAGCATCCCTGGGAGCAGCGCATCGAGCCTTGTTTCGATCCGTCTAGGACTCCGCCGGAGGAGACCTTTGAGCGCTGGTTTAAGAAAGCGGCTCCGGATGTGGTTTTGTTTCTAGGAGGGTTTGATGTCACGAACTGGATTCGACGGATGGGAGTGCGCGTCCCGGAAGATGTAGGTGTGGCCAATCTGAGTCTTGCGGGAGATGACGAGACGCTTTCGGGTGTTTATGAGAACGGAATTACGATCGGACGCACGGCGGTCGACAATCTGGTCGAGATGTTACAGCGCGGCGAGCAGGGTCCGCCGACCACGCCGATCCGCATTCTGGTGGAAGGAGTTTGGCGTGATGGTACGACGACGCGGCCGCAGCTTGGAGGGGAGCCTCCAGGGGCGATACCGGCCAAGGTTTCCCGCAGTAAACGACGCGCCGGATGAGAGTTGTTATGGTGCGAACTGATGGTTCGCAATGACGCGAAATCGATAGTAGTCTCCCAGTGGCTGGCTGGGAGGAAACGAGCTGCTGCTAATGACGGTCGCGTAGTCGGGAATGCTGTCGCCCGGGTCAATATAGCGCTCGATCGTCTGGGAACCGCGGAGCTGTCCGAGGACCGTGTCTCGGTCTTCCCTCCAGGTTGAGTAGTCGCTACCAGGAGTCTGTTTCAGGCTCTGCACGCGGTAATGAACGGTGTAGGTATTGGATTTGGTGGTGAGCAGAGAATAGAGGTTGGTATAGGGGCGCTCACGCACATTGTCCCCTGTGACCGGGTAGGAGTTCCAGAAGGCATCCATATTCGCGCGCGTGATCGGGAGGGCTGGCGCGGAATTATGCGCTGGGACCAGGTCAATACTGCAAATCTCGGAGGCCGAACGAAAGATATCGCCAGTCGCGAATCGGGACGCAAACTGTGAGAGCGTCTTGTCTGCATCGACCGGGAAACGCACGTCGATATTGGAGGGTTTGTTTCCGCTGCTCGGGGAGCCATTTGGGTTCTGGTATGTTTTGTAGAGGCCTGTACCAGGTGAGGGAATAACGGTTACCATCTGGCTCTTCATGGCCGCGCGCAGACCGGTATCGCGGTTGATATAGGTAAATGGGACGATCAAATGGTTCATATTGATACGACCAGCTGTGGCGAGTGGCGTGCTGATCGCATAGGGTTCAACGACCGGCATGGTGAAGAGGTCGAGGATCAGATGATCGGGCGGCATGGTGGCCGAGCCGAGTCCGGGGTGGTTGGCCGGACCGGGGCGGAACAACAAGGTCTGCCAGGGTTTGTTCGCGAGCACTCCGGTGGGGAGGGAGCCGAGCATGCCCGGGGACGGGATCATGCGATTGGGAGAGAAGAAGGTATCTCCTGCGAGCGCGGCACCGTAGTCGAGCTCGAAATATGGACGTCCGTTAACATCGTTGCGGCCTGCGTCTCCTTCGTCGGGCTTGTTGATGAGCGGGCCATCCACATTGTTGGCGATGCCATTGTCCCAGTCTGCCGGGACTCCCGATGAGGTGGTCGCGCCAGTCAGCGAAGGGACCGATGTGTCCTTGCTACGATAGTAGGTAGCGTTTCCCGGCCCTCCGTAGAAGTCCGTGTCGTTGATGTTCCGTCCCGCGGATACTTCAAACTTGGGTTGGTAGTTGGAGTAGTTGACATTGACGAGCTTGCCGCCCGATGCCCCGTACACCGGATAGGCGAGGCCGAAACGCAGCATATGGGAATGCCTTTGGGTCGACGACATGTAGTCGGCACTGGTCATTGCGCTGGTCAACGGCTGGAGCATGGATGATGGGACCTCTGCGCGAGCAGCGAGCAGGCGGGCATCGCCGGGAGTGGCTACGAGGGCACGGACGACATCGCGACTGCTGATCCATGAGATGTTTTTGTTAAAGTTGAGACGGCCGAACGGAGACGAGCCATTGTCGTAGAATGAGCGGAAGTTGTAGCTTGTCGCGTTGGAGTTGAGCGCGGTCGCGGAATCGGCCACTGTATCCGGCACGGGAAGTGTCGCGGCGGGAAAGTTCAGGTTGACGGTCTGGATGGGATCAGTCGATATGCGATTGCCAGATGCATCGAGCGCGAAGATCTTGGCAACGGTCGAGCCGCCCTTGAAGTAAATCTGCCCGTTGTTCATATCTGGACAACCGACGAGGGCGGGAGGGGCTCCCGATTGTGCTCCCGTAGGGCGGGTAATGAAGGGATACCGATTGGCCGCGGAGGCTTTATTCTTTCCGTAGGTGAAGATGCGATAATCGGTGATGCCACCGTAAAGGGACATCGACAGGCCGACTGCGCCATTAGGGCGTATGACGCCGCTCGATGGAAATGTCATCGCATGCGAGGTCGAGTTGTCATTGCTCCACGCCAGCGTATCGAGGCCTTCCACCTGAATTTCATACCAGGGATAGGTGAATGGCGTCCCGCTAGTCGGGTCATACATCTGGAGAAAGAAGCCAGCCTGGACCCTCTGGGTCCCATTGGCCGTGATGGCGGGGAATGTGAATCCGGTGAACCCCGGATATCCAGAGACTGCGGGATTAAATGCCGGACTATTATTGCCTGCTCCGATGAAGACGAGGAACGCCTGCTGAATCGTGGGAAATCGACCAAAGCCTCGCGGGTGGGAGGGTTTTCCGGTGGCAGCGTCGGAGACCGTGGTGGCCATGTCAACGATGGGAATGACCTGACCTTTCCCTGGTTCGCCATCGGTGGCATTGGAAAAGAGCGCCCGGGCGTAAGGAGTGGCGCCCGTCGTGCTGTCCTGAAGGTTCGTCGACCGAATGTAGTCGAATATCTCGGTGAGAATCTGGTTGCGATCATCGCCATACTTGCCAGCAAATGATCCCGTACTGAACCCTGGAGCGGGAAGTGCAGTAAGGGCGCGAAGATACTCGAGGAGCTGACGATTACGGCCGAGGCCGGTCTGTGAACCTCCGGCCGGGAGGTCCACGGTGGGACTATTCGCATCCTGGCGCTGAAAGTGAAAAATGTGGTTGTTTACGGTCGTGCAAAAGGCGATGAGCTTGTCAAAGGGCGTCATGGCGCGAGTCCCCGACGAGTTGAGGGTGATCGGCCACATCGAGACCCTGGGGAGATTGTAGATGTTGACGTCTGGCGCCTGGCTGCTGGCAGTGAGGAAGAAGCTGGCACGGCGGAGCGTGGCGGGATCGAGCGCAGTCGGGGAGGCGAGCAGGGTTCCATTTTCCTTGCGCGCTCCGGAGGCGTCCAGGGCGGTTTGGAAAAGGAACTCGTCTACGGTGCTATATAACCGGGTGACGCTTGCAGGCAGGGTGTTTGATGTCGGTGAGGTATCCGTGTTTCCTCCTTTTGACCCGCCAGGCTTGGTGGCCGGCGTGATCGGGTACAGGTCTTCCAGGCCGAGATGGCTTGCGGGATTGGATGGTGTCCATCCGGTGGAGGTAATACCGAGGCCCATGACTGTGCTCAGGCAGATCGTGGCAGGATGGCCGGGATAGCGTTGAAACTCGCCCTGCACAGGCTGTCTCGTCGCGAGGTAGAAGTCCTGCGTTGTATAAGTGCGAGGGGTATCCCAGAAGGTTCCTTCCGATGCCGTGTTAATATTGATCTTGGTCGTCTCGTCATCTGTCCAGAATGCGATGCGCCCGACGATCTGATTGGTCGCGGAAGGTTGCGCTCCGGAGGAATTGAAGGAGACGACCCCATTCGCGCTTGAGGACGGCGTGATGATCTTGCCGTCTTGCAGGACGTAGAGCCACTTCACCGGCATGGGCGCCTGATTTGGGGATTTCGGATCGACCGGCGCATTGTTAAGCCAGAATCCCTCGACGGATGGTGTGCCGCTGGTGATGGGTGCATATGCCTTGGCATTTGCGGCGAGGGGCGAGTTATAGCTGGCGAGGTCGGAGGCATCGCCGACCAGGATCGGGTAATAATTCGTCGAGCCGATGCGGACAGGTTGATTTAGATCGGTGTAGATGCCTCGTTGGGAATACCAGTTTGCTGGCACGCCATTGGTGGATGTGGTGTGGTCAAACTTTCCCGGTCCCTGCATGCCGGAGTCGGAGTACAGCTTGTAATAGCCGGAGGGTTGTCCCGACGTGGCGTAGGTACGGATCATTCCGGGCTGCGAGGCCCAGTTCAGCGAAGGG of the Terrimicrobium sacchariphilum genome contains:
- a CDS encoding alginate lyase family protein: MKSSTLYCLTLSACFASVCLAQTEGVKKPAYLDTNYTGPAAPGEPLPALELPANQAFVHPGILHTQAELDQIRKHLAAGEEPWTSALKALQASEYTALDYQPKITPVINPHDKTVGYLMKDATAAYGHALLWSLTGNKAHADKAIQILDAAGSKLQAIEIGRQDQGKVTAGFTGGKYASAAELLAHYRQPDGSSAGWPQESAEKFRQMLVAVFYPRLQGFKPEFNGNWDASMMATMMAISVFCNRHDMFNEALAYYLNGKGNGSLTHYIHPHGQNQESGRDQIHGQMGLAALAACSEIAKNQGIDLYSAAGNRLATGYEYMAKYLAGQDVKVLGEVPISPKGRGEFRPGYELIYQHYVVEKGLDLPYVRETIQKHRPEGVDLIILPSWGTLTSYFGQPATAPSSSTSKP
- a CDS encoding hydroxyacid dehydrogenase, translating into MLQTLTSDRNPQAAASGRVALLINKKESDLFFPVGFSLPGAEIFDAAEAERDGYLDLSLLRSIAPQVAVTSWSTPPFPKETLAEVPTLQYVCHASGSVRNLIPRELLEQGLLVTNWGTLAADTVAEHALLLILSGLRRTPEWPDIIAGKRRWQPSPIRTRTLYGKRVGIHGFGNVARSLVQLLRPFAARVSAFSTGVPLSYFTEYDVAPCESLEMLFASNEIIVDCEALNARTIGTVSRTIMELMPPGALFVNVGRGAIADETAIADLAASGRLYAALDVYQVDPIAPDSPLHAVDSIVKSPHIAGPTADQFPRCGELALHNIAAFLRGDPVSAKVTLEIYDRAT
- a CDS encoding LacI family DNA-binding transcriptional regulator, which codes for MIQRVTLRDIAKEVGVHYSTVSMALRDNPRISSEVKAHIKAVADRLGYVPDAALSALNAYRKAKLQAHYQSTIAWIDNWSGEYRLRDQPTFDEYFRGASERARELGYNVEEFSLKRDKLTPDQLSRILRSRGIRGLLLAPQPSAGTWLQLAYEWFSVITFGYSLYPRIFNLVTNHQIHSANLAFATLKDLGYKRIGLYVHKDHDDKVENAYSISHWLYHKKHPWEQRIEPCFDPSRTPPEETFERWFKKAAPDVVLFLGGFDVTNWIRRMGVRVPEDVGVANLSLAGDDETLSGVYENGITIGRTAVDNLVEMLQRGEQGPPTTPIRILVEGVWRDGTTTRPQLGGEPPGAIPAKVSRSKRRAG
- the vccA gene encoding Verru_Chthon cassette protein A, encoding MNCPLWSPAGSPSGNNRGASLVLVLIGITLISILLLAFLATVRTEVQSSKVYASGASLKLLANNAVNLVEGQIRVATGNPSLNWASQPGMIRTYATSGQPSGYYKLYSDSGMQGPGKFDHTTSTNGVPANWYSQRGIYTDLNQPVRIGSTNYYPILVGDASDLASYNSPLAANAKAYAPITSGTPSVEGFWLNNAPVDPKSPNQAPMPVKWLYVLQDGKIITPSSSANGVVSFNSSGAQPSATNQIVGRIAFWTDDETTKININTASEGTFWDTPRTYTTQDFYLATRQPVQGEFQRYPGHPATICLSTVMGLGITSTGWTPSNPASHLGLEDLYPITPATKPGGSKGGNTDTSPTSNTLPASVTRLYSTVDEFLFQTALDASGARKENGTLLASPTALDPATLRRASFFLTASSQAPDVNIYNLPRVSMWPITLNSSGTRAMTPFDKLIAFCTTVNNHIFHFQRQDANSPTVDLPAGGSQTGLGRNRQLLEYLRALTALPAPGFSTGSFAGKYGDDRNQILTEIFDYIRSTNLQDSTTGATPYARALFSNATDGEPGKGQVIPIVDMATTVSDAATGKPSHPRGFGRFPTIQQAFLVFIGAGNNSPAFNPAVSGYPGFTGFTFPAITANGTQRVQAGFFLQMYDPTSGTPFTYPWYEIQVEGLDTLAWSNDNSTSHAMTFPSSGVIRPNGAVGLSMSLYGGITDYRIFTYGKNKASAANRYPFITRPTGAQSGAPPALVGCPDMNNGQIYFKGGSTVAKIFALDASGNRISTDPIQTVNLNFPAATLPVPDTVADSATALNSNATSYNFRSFYDNGSSPFGRLNFNKNISWISSRDVVRALVATPGDARLLAARAEVPSSMLQPLTSAMTSADYMSSTQRHSHMLRFGLAYPVYGASGGKLVNVNYSNYQPKFEVSAGRNINDTDFYGGPGNATYYRSKDTSVPSLTGATTSSGVPADWDNGIANNVDGPLINKPDEGDAGRNDVNGRPYFELDYGAALAGDTFFSPNRMIPSPGMLGSLPTGVLANKPWQTLLFRPGPANHPGLGSATMPPDHLILDLFTMPVVEPYAISTPLATAGRINMNHLIVPFTYINRDTGLRAAMKSQMVTVIPSPGTGLYKTYQNPNGSPSSGNKPSNIDVRFPVDADKTLSQFASRFATGDIFRSASEICSIDLVPAHNSAPALPITRANMDAFWNSYPVTGDNVRERPYTNLYSLLTTKSNTYTVHYRVQSLKQTPGSDYSTWREDRDTVLGQLRGSQTIERYIDPGDSIPDYATVISSSSFPPSQPLGDYYRFRVIANHQFAP